A DNA window from Dama dama isolate Ldn47 chromosome 19, ASM3311817v1, whole genome shotgun sequence contains the following coding sequences:
- the LOC133074097 gene encoding carbonyl reductase [NADPH] 1-like, whose translation MSSTRVALVTGANKGLGFAITRDLCRRFPGDVVLTARDEARGLAAVQQLQAEGLSPRFHQLDVTDLQSIRAVRDFLSKEYGGLDVLVNNAGVAFQFCDSMPVLIKAEMTMKTNFFGTRDICTELLPLMKPQGRVVNVSSGWGFKALESCSPELQQKLRSETITEEELVGLMNKFVEDTKNGVQRKEGWPDDNIYGVTKIGITALSRIQARKLSEQRGGDKILLNACCPGWVRTDMGGPKAYKSLEEGIETPVYLALLPSDAEGPHGQFVHEKKVAKWQFMPQFYPKL comes from the exons ATGTCCTCCACCCGCGTGGCACTGGTCACCGGGGCCAACAAGGGCCTCGGTTTTGCCATCACGCGTGACCTGTGTCGGCGGTTCCCGGGGGACGTGGTGCTCACGGCGCGGGACGAGGCGCGGGGTCTGGCGGCCGTGCAGCAGCTGCAGGCGGAGGGCCTGAGCCCCCGTTTCCACCAGCTGGACGTCACTGACCTGCAGAGCATCCGCGCCGTGCGCGACTTCCTGAGCAAAGAGTACGGGGGGCTCGATGTGCTGGTCAACAACGCGGGCGTCGCCTTCCAGT TTTGTGACTCCATGCCAGTTCTAATTAAGGCAGAAATGACcatgaaaacaaatttttttggGACCCGTGATATATGCACAGAACTCCTGCCTCTAATGAAACCCCAAG GTAGAGTGGTGAATGTGTCTAGCGGATGGGGCTTCAAAGCTCTTGAAAGCTGCAGCCCTGAACTGCAGCAGAAATTGAGAAGTGAGACCATCACGGAGGAGGAGCTGGTGGGGCTCATGAACAAGTTTGTGGAAGACACAAAGAACGGGGTGCAGAGGAAGGAGGGCTGGCCGGATGATAATATATATGGAGTGACGAAAATCGGCATCACGGCCCTGTCCAGAATCCAAGCCAGGAAGctgagtgagcagagaggaggaGACAAGATCCTCCTGAATGCCTGCTGCCCAGGGTGGGTGAGAACCGACATGGGGGGACCCAAAGCCTACAAAAGCCTAGAAGAAGGAATAGAGACCCCTGTGTACTTGGCCCTTCTGCCCTCGGATGCCGAGGGGCCTCATGGACAGTTTGTCCATGAGAAAAAAGTTGCAAAATGGCAATTCATGCCGCAGTTCTACCCAAAGCTCTAA